ACTACTCCGTTTTCTCGGCTGGTGGCCGAAATGCGAGACCGAATTCTTTCATCCATGCGGCGCATTCTATGGCCTCGCGCTGCTTCTTGCAGTATTCCTGAACATCTAATCTGAGGATTGCTGTGATTGGGTCACCAATTTCGATGTCCAACAATTTGCACAAAACACAAAGAATGCTGTCCTTGGACTTCACCTTCAGGAATGCAACCGTCTGCCCGAGCCCGTTCTGCATGATCATTGCCGGTAGCCCTTTAAGAAAGTTTACGTCTGTTTTGTTCAGCCCTGTCAACTCACCTCTAAACTCCAGCACCTTTCTCGCCCGCTCGATCGATTTTGACGGAAGGATCATTCCTCCGATATCAGTATGTTCAGTTGGCATTGCTTGCCTCCTTCGGTGATGTCATAGGCTTCCTGTAAAAGAGGAGATGGTGTAACCTCCGAAAAAGG
The window above is part of the Candidatus Eisenbacteria bacterium genome. Proteins encoded here:
- a CDS encoding type III-B CRISPR module-associated protein Cmr5, which produces MPTEHTDIGGMILPSKSIERARKVLEFRGELTGLNKTDVNFLKGLPAMIMQNGLGQTVAFLKVKSKDSILCVLCKLLDIEIGDPITAILRLDVQEYCKKQREAIECAAWMKEFGLAFRPPAEKTE